CCAACAGCACTAAACGAAAAGAAACAGTCGAAGCCATTACAATGGCTGGTGCAGCCCCCAAAAAGGGACCCATATACGGAACAATATTGAACACTGCCACAACACTCGCAAACAGTAAAGCATACGGCATTCCGATGATGGCATAACCGATATAAGCAAGCACACCTATAATAATGCAGACCAGAAACTGTCCACGAATGTAGTTGCCGAGTGCATCATCGATATCTTTTAACAAAGTTACAATAGACTTACGGCGTGCGCGGGGCAGACAAGACACCACCGTCCGCTCAAACACATCAAAATCCTTCAGAATATAGAACACTAGAAACGGTACGATGAAAGCATTGAATAGCACATTAATCGTTGTCCCAATATTATCGAGAAAATTAGAAATCCCTTCGGCGAGACGACTTTCCAATTGGAAAAACCAGTTGTTCATCCCCATCTCGACCCCGGGCGGGATTAGTCTAGAATTCATATGTCGCATCAGCCCCTGGGCTTGCAGCGTCATCTCTGGCAAATGTTCATTCAACTCTTCAAGCTGCTCGATAAACATCGGGATAAGGTTAATTGCGATCACTGCAATCGCCGTTAGGAATACTGCATATATAAGTAGAACAGCTACACTACGCGGCATCTTCCGTCCAGCCAGCATACTAACGACGGGATTCAGCACGTAGGAAATAATCATAGCTGCCAGAAATGGAGCGAGGATTGCCTTCAAAAATACAAATATCCCCTGCAGCATCGGACGAAGCAACCAAACAAAATACAAAATGATCAGGGAGAGCAGCACTCCGATCATCCAGCGGAACCACTTACTTTGGGACCATTGCTCCATGAGTGTACCCTCCTGCGACTGTAGCCTGGACTAGCTTCGTAAATAAGTATATGTATGGCCGCAGCAAAATAACCATCAAGCACACAAAATAACCCCACAAAGTGAGGCCTGTGCTTCGATGCTTTGCGGGGAACCCAAAAAAAGCGCCAATAACCCTGCAGCTGATTTCAACTGAAAGGAGATTGACGCTTTAAGTACATAGATCATTCTTGCTTACAAAGCAAGATTCATAGTTAAGACGACGCATGAATTTGCGGGAAATCCTGAGTCATATCATCCCCGGAGAAGAGATCGTCCAGCGAGCTGAGTGTGCCATCTTCTTCAACTTGATACACCGACATTTTCTCGCCGTTTACCGTCAATTCAATGAAACAGCCCCAGCAATAGAACTGGTGGGAACCAATCTTTCCGATATCTTTGGAGTTACAGTTTGGACACTTCATATAATACATTCCACCTATCCGTTAACAATATTAATGGCTTTTTGTAGCCGTTCTTCGCTCATTGCAGGAACCATTAGAGCATTCTCACCAATGGACATCTCATCAGAACAAGGCAGCCATTTGCGGCCTTCGATCAAATCAGTCACAAGCCCGTCACTGATTTCCAGCGCTCCTATTGTGTTTCCCAACTTTTGGTCAAAATAAACATCCGATATTCGTCCAAGTATAGTTCCAGTTGTAGTCAGTACTTTCAAATCCTTAAGTTTGTTCTTTCCTAGTAGAAAAGTACAAGGTATATGATCAGCATCTGTCTTATCAATCGACTCTTTACT
This genomic stretch from Paenibacillus sp. FSL H7-0737 harbors:
- a CDS encoding PRC-barrel domain-containing protein yields the protein MRLQDLIGLAVFEVEEGNEIGKIVDILLDSNWNITGIELESKSFFGGHVKFVAWKDIVAYGEDAVMIRSKESIDKTDADHIPCTFLLGKNKLKDLKVLTTTGTILGRISDVYFDQKLGNTIGALEISDGLVTDLIEGRKWLPCSDEMSIGENALMVPAMSEERLQKAINIVNG
- a CDS encoding AI-2E family transporter; protein product: MEQWSQSKWFRWMIGVLLSLIILYFVWLLRPMLQGIFVFLKAILAPFLAAMIISYVLNPVVSMLAGRKMPRSVAVLLIYAVFLTAIAVIAINLIPMFIEQLEELNEHLPEMTLQAQGLMRHMNSRLIPPGVEMGMNNWFFQLESRLAEGISNFLDNIGTTINVLFNAFIVPFLVFYILKDFDVFERTVVSCLPRARRKSIVTLLKDIDDALGNYIRGQFLVCIIIGVLAYIGYAIIGMPYALLFASVVAVFNIVPYMGPFLGAAPAIVMASTVSFRLVLLVAVVNTVCQIVESNIISPQVVGKKLHLHPLLIIFALLVGGELAGMIGLILAVPFFAAAKVVIQHFMTYLIKRKPV